One window of Vanessa cardui chromosome 5, ilVanCard2.1, whole genome shotgun sequence genomic DNA carries:
- the LOC124529864 gene encoding histone acetyltransferase KAT8, translating into MAKGDKELEKPIVNNELPNPECRSTDNEDSESTQDQPLDIGEHYLVRRSDESWHPAEIIQTRYNASESCYEYYVHYVGYDRRLDEWVSRHRVMSDRFDVCENSNNNINSDHLLTDKSGRKITRNQKRKHDEINHVQKSYAEMDPTTAALEKEHEAITKVKYIDRIQIGKYEIDTWYFSPYPDEYGKQSKLWICEYCLKYMRMEKTYRYHLSECTARQPQGGEIYRKGTIAIFEADGKEHKTYCQNLCLLAKLFLDHKTLYFDIEQFLFYILCEVDKHGAHLVGYFSKEKDSPEGNNVACILTLPPYQRQGYGKLLIAFSYELSRLEQVVGSPEKPLSDLGKLSYRSYWSYVLLEVLSASRGTLSIKDLSQMTGISQTDIISTLQSMNMVKYWKGQHVICVTPKIVAEQLASSHFKKPRLSVDPSALRWTPPNKQGHSAKAKK; encoded by the coding sequence atggCTAAAGGTGATAAAGAGTTAGAAAAACCAATTGTGAACAATGAATTACCTAATCCTGAGTGTCGTAGTACCGATAATGAAGACTCGGAGTCTACACAGGATCAACCTTTGGATATCGGAGAGCATTATTTAGTGCGGCGTTCCGATGAGTCATGGCACCCGGCTGAGATTATACAGACGCGGTATAACGCTTCGGAATCTTGTTATGAATATTACGTTCATTATGTGGGATACGATCGGCGACTCGATGAGTGGGTATCCCGCCATCGGGTTATGTCCGATAGATTTGATGTGTGTGAAAATTCTAATAACAACATAAACTCCGATCATTTACTCACCGACAAGTCCGGTCGAAAAATAACACGCAATCAGAAACGTAAACATGATGAGATTAATCACGTACAGAAGTCCTACGCGGAAATGGATCCTACAACAGCGGCATTGGAAAAGGAACACGAAGCGATCACCAAAGTCAAATATATCGATAGGATACAGATCGGCAAATACGAAATAGACACTTGGTACTTCAGCCCCTATCCCGACGAGTATGGTAAGCAGTCCAAGTTATGGATATGCGAGTATTGTCTCAAATATATGCGAATGGAAAAAACATACAGATACCACTTAAGTGAATGTACTGCGAGGCAACCGCAAGGAGGCGAAATATATAGAAAGGGCACGATCGCTATATTCGAGGCGGACGGCAAGGAACATAAAACCTACTGTCAGAATCTGTGTTTATTGGCGAAACTGTTTCTTGACCACAAAACCCTTTATTTCGATATAGAACAGTTTTTATTCTACATCCTATGTGAAGTTGACAAACATGGAGCACATCTTGTGGGCTACTTTTCTAAAGAAAAAGATTCACCTGAGGGCAACAATGTTGCTTGTATTTTAACCCTTCCTCCCTACCAAAGGCAGGGGTATGGAAAATTGCTGATTGCATTTAGCTATGAACTTTCAAGGTTGGAGCAAGTTGTCGGTAGTCCAGAAAAACCTCTGTCAGACTTGGGTAAGCTCAGTTACAGATCATACTGGTCTTATGTACTTTTAGAGGTGCTAAGTGCCAGTCGTGGTACATTAAGCATCAAAGATCTTAGTCAGATGACTGGTATATCTCAGACGGACATTATATCAACCTTACAGTCAATGAACATGGTCAAATACTGGAAAGGGCAGCATGTTATTTGTGTGACACCTAAGATAGTTGCTGAACAATTGGCTAGTTCACATTTTAAGAAGCCTCGTTTATCAGTTGACCCTTCAGCTTTGAGATGGACACCTCCCAATAAGCAAGGGCACTCTGCTAAAGCTAAGAAATAG